From one Enterococcus sp. DIV2402 genomic stretch:
- the trxA gene encoding thioredoxin — protein sequence MAKNITDATFAEETDKGLVLIDFWATWCGPCRMQAPILEQLAENYDEDEFKIVKMDVDENPETPASFGVMSIPTLILKKDGQVVDKAIGVQTKEQIEAMIAPHM from the coding sequence ATGGCAAAAAATATTACAGATGCAACATTCGCTGAAGAAACAGATAAAGGTTTAGTATTAATTGACTTTTGGGCAACTTGGTGTGGACCTTGCCGTATGCAAGCACCAATTTTAGAACAATTAGCTGAAAATTATGATGAAGATGAATTCAAAATCGTAAAAATGGATGTTGATGAAAACCCAGAAACACCTGCATCATTTGGTGTAATGAGCATTCCAACATTAATCTTGAAAAAAGACGGCCAAGTCGTTGATAAAGCAATCGGTGTCCAAACAAAAGAACAAATCGAAGCAATGATTGCACCACACATGTAA
- the zapA gene encoding cell division protein ZapA — MATQKKRYKAIIDNQSYTIIGPESSQHMDRVTKLVNAQLNEIKAISTHIDTEQAAILLAINAISDQLKKQEQLLLLKKKNEELQQKAIRVVELENRIQRIEAIEVEAKEVLERTGQSDKKIRNHVEAQQILNEERKRTIQQKASQG; from the coding sequence GTGGCGACGCAAAAGAAACGTTATAAAGCTATTATCGATAATCAAAGCTACACAATTATTGGTCCAGAAAGTTCACAGCATATGGATCGAGTCACAAAACTTGTCAATGCGCAACTGAATGAAATAAAAGCTATTTCAACACATATCGATACAGAGCAAGCAGCAATATTGTTGGCAATCAATGCAATTTCTGATCAATTGAAAAAACAAGAACAACTTCTTTTGCTTAAAAAGAAAAATGAAGAACTCCAACAAAAGGCAATCCGCGTTGTCGAATTGGAAAATCGGATTCAACGAATTGAAGCAATCGAAGTCGAAGCCAAAGAAGTTCTTGAACGAACAGGACAGTCAGATAAAAAAATTCGGAATCACGTTGAAGCTCAACAAATTTTGAATGAAGAACGCAAACGAACGATACAGCAAAAAGCCTCACAGGGGTAG
- a CDS encoding CvpA family protein — MIGFLLFLILLFAFYEGARRRTTLQLVYFGGFVLSYWVAKHFYQPLGEKLELYVPYLSVSPDTKMVFYSQELSFDLDQAYYAGVAFITLMVLGWLVTKLIGVILRDLRFRNSLFEYDWVVAGVLNVMIVYTFIFLVLFLLTTIPFDAIQQLFEKSGSMRFIIEKSPFLSKPFYQLWITDIIR; from the coding sequence ATGATTGGATTTTTACTCTTTTTAATTCTACTTTTCGCTTTTTATGAAGGTGCTAGAAGAAGAACTACTTTACAATTGGTTTATTTTGGAGGTTTTGTTCTCTCTTATTGGGTTGCAAAACATTTTTACCAACCACTGGGGGAGAAATTGGAATTGTACGTTCCATATTTATCTGTTTCGCCAGACACTAAAATGGTTTTTTATAGCCAAGAACTGTCGTTTGATTTAGATCAAGCCTATTATGCAGGAGTGGCGTTTATTACTTTAATGGTTCTCGGTTGGTTAGTTACAAAACTAATTGGCGTAATCTTAAGAGATTTACGTTTTAGAAATAGTTTATTTGAATATGATTGGGTGGTTGCAGGTGTTTTGAATGTGATGATTGTCTACACATTTATTTTCTTAGTTTTATTCCTGTTAACAACTATTCCATTCGATGCTATCCAACAGTTATTTGAAAAGAGTGGATCAATGAGGTTTATCATTGAAAAATCTCCATTCCTATCAAAACCATTCTATCAACTATGGATCACAGATATTATTCGCTAA
- a CDS encoding endonuclease MutS2 produces MNKRILETLEFNQVKQQISQYLVTAQGQEELRDLLPVTDIQVITAWLEETEDGIKAQRLRGGIPVPKIENIRPHMKRIEIGADLNGIELAQVSRVLSTTNEVKRFLEDLRDSEIEFQRLYDWEEQLTTLPELSRRLKTAIDEDGRVTDDASSELRIIRGNIRRSEQTIRESLDNIVRGSNARYLSDAIVTMRNERYVIPVKQEYRGIFGGVVHDQSASGQTLFIEPRQIVELNNRLRQHQIAERNEISRILSELSAELVPYRKDILHNAYVIGKFDFMNGKARFAKELKAVVPAISEENHVFFKQARHPLIDQEKVVANDILIGDEYQAVVITGPNTGGKTITLKTLGLLQLMGQSGLPIPVDEESQMGIFKEIFADIGDEQSIEQSLSTFSSHMTNIVAILDKVDSDSLVLFDELGAGTDPQEGAALAIAILDEIGAKSAYVMATTHYPELKVYGYNRSKTVNASMEFDVDTLSPTYRLLIGVPGRSNAFEISKRLGLTGHIIDAAKQIMDGESQDLNDMIADLENRRKMAETEYLEVRQYVDEAQRLHKELQDAYGYFFEEREKELAKARQKANQIVEEAKEESEKIISDIRKMQLTGGQARVKEHELIDAKTRLSDLHQEENHLKKNKVLKKAKQAKKLKAGDEVLVTSYGQRGELIKQTSNGQWEVQLGILKMKVDEADIQPVAPVKEPVQRIVNTVRSADSSHVSNQLDLRGKRYEEALNEVDQYLDAAILAGYPQVTVVHGKGTGALRQGIIEYLKNHRSVKSYEFAPANQGGNGATIVKFK; encoded by the coding sequence ATGAATAAACGGATTTTAGAAACACTAGAGTTCAATCAAGTAAAACAACAGATTTCGCAATATTTAGTGACTGCCCAAGGACAAGAAGAATTGCGTGATTTATTGCCCGTAACAGATATACAAGTCATTACTGCTTGGTTAGAAGAAACAGAAGATGGGATTAAAGCGCAACGTCTGCGTGGCGGAATCCCTGTACCTAAAATTGAAAATATTCGTCCCCATATGAAACGAATTGAGATTGGGGCGGATTTGAATGGTATCGAATTAGCACAAGTCTCACGAGTTTTATCAACAACGAATGAAGTCAAACGTTTTTTAGAAGATTTACGTGATAGCGAAATTGAATTTCAACGTTTGTACGATTGGGAAGAACAGCTGACGACGTTACCTGAATTAAGTCGTCGATTAAAAACCGCAATTGATGAAGATGGACGTGTGACTGACGATGCTTCATCCGAATTACGAATCATTCGTGGCAATATTCGTCGTAGTGAACAAACGATTCGAGAGAGTCTTGATAATATTGTCCGTGGAAGTAATGCTCGTTATTTAAGTGACGCGATTGTTACTATGCGTAATGAACGTTATGTAATTCCTGTAAAACAAGAATATCGTGGGATTTTTGGAGGTGTTGTTCATGATCAAAGTGCTTCAGGACAAACCTTATTTATTGAACCTCGTCAAATTGTCGAATTAAATAATCGATTGCGTCAGCACCAAATTGCAGAGCGTAATGAAATTTCTCGTATTTTATCTGAATTGTCTGCGGAATTAGTTCCGTATCGTAAAGATATTCTTCATAATGCGTATGTTATTGGAAAATTTGATTTTATGAACGGAAAAGCACGCTTTGCAAAAGAACTAAAAGCTGTTGTTCCAGCGATTAGTGAAGAAAATCATGTCTTCTTTAAACAAGCGCGTCATCCATTAATCGATCAAGAAAAAGTCGTAGCAAATGATATTTTGATTGGAGACGAGTATCAAGCAGTGGTAATCACCGGTCCGAATACAGGTGGTAAAACAATTACTTTAAAAACACTAGGTTTACTACAATTAATGGGGCAATCTGGTTTGCCTATTCCTGTTGATGAAGAAAGTCAAATGGGAATTTTTAAAGAAATTTTTGCCGATATTGGCGATGAACAATCAATTGAGCAGAGTTTGTCTACATTCTCTTCACATATGACCAATATCGTTGCGATTTTAGATAAGGTAGATAGTGACAGCTTAGTTTTGTTTGATGAATTAGGTGCGGGGACTGACCCTCAAGAAGGGGCAGCTTTAGCCATTGCAATTTTAGATGAAATTGGAGCAAAGTCTGCTTATGTCATGGCAACAACGCATTATCCTGAATTAAAAGTCTATGGTTATAACCGATCTAAAACAGTGAACGCTTCAATGGAATTTGATGTGGATACGTTAAGTCCAACTTATCGTTTACTAATCGGTGTTCCAGGCCGTAGTAATGCCTTTGAGATTTCAAAACGACTTGGCTTGACAGGTCACATTATTGATGCGGCCAAACAAATTATGGACGGCGAAAGTCAAGATTTGAACGACATGATTGCCGACTTAGAAAATCGTCGTAAAATGGCCGAAACAGAATATTTGGAAGTTCGTCAATATGTTGATGAAGCCCAACGCTTGCATAAAGAATTACAGGATGCGTATGGTTATTTCTTTGAAGAACGTGAAAAAGAACTAGCGAAAGCGCGTCAAAAAGCCAATCAAATTGTAGAAGAAGCGAAAGAAGAATCCGAGAAAATTATCTCAGATATTCGTAAGATGCAATTAACAGGTGGACAAGCTCGCGTAAAAGAACATGAGTTAATTGATGCTAAAACACGTCTTTCCGATTTACATCAAGAAGAAAACCATTTGAAGAAAAACAAAGTCTTGAAAAAAGCCAAACAAGCGAAAAAGTTAAAAGCAGGCGATGAAGTTCTAGTAACTTCTTATGGACAACGTGGTGAATTGATTAAGCAAACCTCAAATGGACAATGGGAAGTTCAACTAGGCATTCTAAAAATGAAAGTTGATGAAGCAGATATTCAACCTGTTGCCCCTGTAAAAGAACCGGTTCAACGAATTGTGAATACTGTTCGTTCAGCAGATAGTTCTCATGTCTCCAATCAATTAGATTTACGTGGCAAACGTTACGAAGAAGCGTTAAATGAAGTCGACCAATATTTAGATGCCGCAATTTTAGCTGGTTATCCCCAAGTAACAGTCGTTCATGGAAAGGGAACCGGTGCTTTACGCCAAGGAATCATTGAGTATCTAAAAAATCATCGCAGTGTAAAAAGTTATGAATTTGCTCCAGCAAACCAAGGTGGTAATGGAGCAACAATCGTGAAATTTAAATAA
- the rnhC gene encoding ribonuclease HIII, with the protein MSTSVIKLAKNELSNVREYYQAYLLNKQVPHTHFVAKKDGTTITAYISGKVMFQGSNAEAEANRWQTTTTPSSNELPKNFSQKSIIGSDEVGNGSYFGPLIVCAVYAETAILPTLKKLGVKDSKMLTDPQIRQLAPQIKEAVPFQLLTVTPEKYNQIQPQYNAVRMKVALHNQAIQLLLQKIAPTKPEGILIDQFTSEKNYRKYLQMEKTQITENLYFITKGEQYHLAVAAASILCRAHFLEELERASKEVGYTLPSGAGNKSDQVAAKLLKKGGLSLLSDYAKLHFANTQKAQKIAEK; encoded by the coding sequence ATGAGTACAAGTGTCATCAAATTAGCCAAAAATGAATTATCCAATGTCCGTGAGTATTATCAAGCGTACCTCTTAAATAAGCAAGTGCCACATACGCATTTCGTTGCCAAAAAAGACGGCACAACTATTACTGCCTATATCTCAGGAAAAGTGATGTTTCAAGGAAGCAATGCTGAAGCAGAAGCAAATCGTTGGCAAACAACAACTACTCCAAGTAGCAATGAATTACCAAAAAATTTCTCACAAAAAAGTATTATTGGTAGTGACGAGGTGGGCAATGGTAGTTACTTTGGTCCATTAATTGTTTGTGCTGTGTATGCGGAAACAGCAATCTTGCCAACCTTAAAAAAATTAGGTGTCAAGGATTCCAAAATGTTAACTGACCCCCAAATTCGACAATTAGCTCCGCAAATTAAAGAAGCTGTCCCTTTTCAATTATTGACTGTTACGCCTGAAAAATATAATCAAATCCAGCCACAATACAATGCTGTACGAATGAAAGTGGCTTTGCATAATCAAGCGATTCAATTATTACTTCAAAAAATCGCACCCACGAAACCAGAGGGAATTTTAATTGATCAGTTTACAAGCGAAAAAAACTATCGTAAGTATCTACAAATGGAAAAAACACAAATAACAGAAAATTTATACTTCATTACTAAAGGAGAACAGTACCACTTAGCAGTTGCTGCTGCCTCTATTTTGTGTCGCGCACATTTCCTAGAAGAATTAGAGCGTGCGTCAAAAGAAGTGGGTTACACGCTTCCATCCGGTGCTGGTAATAAATCCGATCAAGTGGCTGCAAAACTTTTAAAAAAAGGTGGCTTATCACTTTTATCAGACTATGCAAAATTACATTTTGCGAACACACAAAAAGCACAGAAAATTGCAGAAAAATAA
- a CDS encoding glycine betaine ABC transporter substrate-binding protein produces MKMKIGSMLVLAGTVLLAGCGAEQATNTENIEEFVDYTITGVEPGAGVTEAAHHTMDAYENLQGWTLQESSTAGMLASLQQAIRNEEPIIITGWTPHWIFEEYELKMLEDPQETMGGAEEIRTIARKGLKEEQPEAYQIIDNFNWTLEDMQEVVNNGVDRPFPEVVEEWITANTDKVSEWTKGTKKVEGETLELVSTPWDTERASSELIKQVLEGQGYTVKMTDVEPAIMFQAVASGQADFSVAPWLPLTHQSFYEKYSDDIDDLGANLVGTQNGFVVPSYMEIDSIEDLQAKP; encoded by the coding sequence ATGAAAATGAAAATAGGAAGTATGTTGGTTTTAGCCGGAACAGTATTATTAGCTGGTTGCGGGGCAGAACAAGCAACGAATACAGAAAATATCGAAGAGTTTGTTGATTATACAATTACCGGAGTTGAACCTGGCGCAGGAGTAACTGAAGCAGCACATCATACAATGGATGCTTATGAGAATTTACAGGGGTGGACCTTACAAGAAAGTTCAACCGCTGGAATGTTAGCTTCTTTGCAACAAGCGATTCGGAATGAAGAACCCATTATTATTACAGGTTGGACACCACATTGGATTTTTGAAGAATATGAGTTAAAAATGTTAGAGGATCCACAAGAGACGATGGGTGGCGCAGAGGAAATCCGAACCATTGCTCGCAAAGGATTAAAAGAAGAACAACCAGAAGCCTATCAAATTATTGATAATTTTAATTGGACACTAGAAGATATGCAAGAAGTTGTAAATAATGGGGTAGATCGACCATTTCCAGAAGTAGTAGAAGAGTGGATTACAGCCAATACTGATAAGGTTTCTGAATGGACAAAGGGTACAAAAAAAGTAGAGGGTGAAACACTTGAGTTGGTGTCAACACCTTGGGATACCGAGCGTGCGTCTTCTGAATTAATCAAACAAGTATTAGAAGGTCAAGGCTATACTGTAAAAATGACTGATGTAGAACCAGCTATTATGTTCCAAGCAGTTGCGTCTGGACAAGCCGATTTTAGTGTGGCACCATGGTTGCCATTAACGCACCAGTCATTTTATGAAAAATACAGTGATGACATTGATGATTTAGGTGCAAACTTAGTGGGTACACAAAACGGTTTTGTTGTGCCAAGCTACATGGAGATTGACTCAATCGAAGACTTACAAGCCAAACCATAA
- a CDS encoding ABC transporter permease/substrate binding protein — MLNFLQQPIPVSDWVTNATDWLTNTFAGLFSVLQTIGQFVMEGMTNGLLLVPPLLMLLIVTAVAYFISGKKWGLTAFTFIGLLFIYNQGLWTALMNTVTLVIISSLVSIIIGVPLGILMAKSEKAQSIITPVLDFMQTMPGFVYLIPAVAFFGIGMVPGVFASVIFALPPTVRMTNLGIRQVPTELVEASDSFGGTGKQKLFKLELPLAKSTIFAGINQTIMLALSMVVIASMIGAPGLGQGVLSAVQRSQVGSGFVNGLALVVLAIIMDRFTQNMNRPKSNKEPKTAKQKKVITGAIIAAIVVLVGGTVISSMLGDKKETVNLAYVEWDTEVASTTVVSEVLRDMGYEVNMTPLDNAIMWEAVANGEADGMVAAWLPGTHGTQYEKFKDKVENLGPNLEGGARLGIVVPSYMDVDSIEDLSDQANKTIVGIEPGAGVVSAAEKTVEEYPNLSDWNLMTSSGGAMTTELANAVKNEKEIVITGWSPHWMFSRYDLKYLEDPKGTMGGEESIHTMVRQGLKDDMPEVYNVLDNFSWELEDIEGMMLEIENGTDPVQAARDWMDAHEEIVNSWKQ, encoded by the coding sequence ATGCTTAATTTTTTACAACAACCGATTCCTGTATCAGATTGGGTAACCAATGCAACTGATTGGCTAACCAATACATTCGCAGGATTATTCTCAGTTTTACAAACGATTGGACAATTTGTCATGGAAGGCATGACGAATGGTTTATTATTAGTACCACCGCTACTAATGTTATTAATTGTTACTGCAGTCGCTTATTTTATCTCAGGAAAAAAATGGGGATTAACTGCATTTACCTTTATTGGTTTATTATTTATTTATAACCAAGGTTTATGGACAGCCTTAATGAATACTGTCACATTGGTTATTATTTCAAGTTTAGTATCAATTATCATAGGTGTTCCATTAGGTATTTTAATGGCGAAAAGTGAAAAAGCTCAAAGTATTATTACACCAGTTCTTGACTTTATGCAAACAATGCCGGGATTTGTTTATTTAATTCCAGCGGTTGCTTTCTTCGGAATTGGGATGGTGCCAGGAGTATTTGCTTCTGTTATTTTCGCATTACCACCAACTGTTCGTATGACTAACTTAGGGATTCGTCAAGTACCAACTGAATTAGTTGAAGCTTCTGATTCATTTGGTGGAACAGGAAAACAAAAATTATTTAAATTAGAATTACCATTAGCTAAAAGCACAATTTTTGCCGGTATTAACCAAACAATCATGCTAGCTTTATCAATGGTTGTTATTGCATCAATGATTGGTGCACCTGGTTTAGGTCAAGGGGTCTTATCGGCTGTTCAACGTTCACAAGTAGGTAGCGGTTTTGTTAACGGTTTGGCATTAGTTGTTTTAGCGATTATTATGGATCGATTTACACAAAATATGAATCGTCCAAAAAGCAATAAAGAACCAAAAACTGCTAAACAAAAGAAAGTCATTACAGGCGCAATTATTGCGGCAATCGTCGTTTTAGTTGGCGGAACAGTCATTAGTTCAATGCTAGGTGATAAAAAAGAAACAGTAAATCTAGCTTATGTTGAATGGGACACAGAAGTTGCTTCAACGACGGTCGTTTCCGAAGTATTGAGAGACATGGGTTATGAAGTGAACATGACACCTTTAGACAATGCAATTATGTGGGAAGCTGTAGCAAATGGTGAAGCAGACGGTATGGTAGCTGCTTGGTTGCCAGGTACACATGGTACGCAATATGAAAAGTTTAAAGATAAAGTTGAAAACTTAGGGCCAAATTTAGAAGGTGGCGCACGTTTAGGTATCGTCGTTCCTTCATATATGGATGTTGATTCGATTGAAGATTTATCTGATCAAGCCAACAAAACCATTGTAGGAATTGAACCTGGTGCAGGAGTTGTTTCTGCTGCTGAAAAAACAGTGGAAGAATATCCAAATTTATCTGATTGGAATCTAATGACTTCTTCTGGTGGTGCGATGACGACAGAACTAGCTAATGCAGTGAAGAATGAAAAAGAAATCGTCATTACTGGTTGGTCTCCACATTGGATGTTTTCTCGTTATGACTTGAAGTATCTGGAAGATCCAAAAGGGACGATGGGTGGCGAAGAAAGTATTCATACAATGGTTCGTCAAGGTCTGAAAGATGATATGCCAGAAGTTTATAATGTTTTGGATAATTTCTCTTGGGAATTAGAAGATATTGAAGGTATGATGCTAGAAATCGAAAATGGTACTGATCCAGTTCAAGCAGCAAGAGACTGGATGGATGCACATGAAGAAATCGTAAATAGCTGGAAACAATAA